Below is a window of Pseudomonas monteilii DNA.
ACTGCATGACTTGAAATTGATCGACGTTGAACAGCTGCCCCAGTCGCTGCAGTCGCTGATCGAGTGCATCGGAATTGAAAATGCCTATCGCCTGACCTGCGCCTATGGCGGACGTCCGAAATACATTCCCAAGTACCGTGAACGCACGAAACTGATCGACATCCTGCCCGCTGAAGCCTTGGATGCCCTGATCAAGCGTTACGCTGGCATGGCGCTGGAAATTCCCAAGGCCGATCATTTCGAGCGCCAGGTGCGCAACCTGCAGATCCAGCGCGAAAGCGCCGACGGCCTGTCGCGCAGCCTGCTGGCCGACCGCTACGGCCTGAGCCTGCGGCAGATCGGCAACATCCGCCGCCTCGACAACGGCCACCGTCCTGCACATTGAAGTGGGCGGGTCGTGTGGAATATGAGCGGCAAGCCCTCAAACAGCAAAGCGGGATTGAGACGATGCTCGATCCCGCTTTTGCTTGCCGCTTATCGCCTTACCGCTCAAAAATCTCGCTTGTAGAAGATATCCAGCGAACTGGCCACCCCGCTGGCCGCTTCCACGTACACTTTCTGGCTCAGCTTGTAGCGCAAGGCGATGGTATTGGCCGGTTCGAAGACGCCGACACCGTAGCGCAGGCTGAGCTTGTCCGTCAGGTTGCCACTGGCGACCACGCTGGTCGCATCGCCGCTGCCTTCGGTATCGAGCTGGAAGTCTTCGATGCCCAATCCGGTCGCCAGCTTGCTGGTGATGCCGGCGCTGCCCGCCAGCCCCAGTCCCAGGGCGGCCTGGGCCAGCATGTTGTTGTCCTCGCCGGTGTTGCCCAGAGGGCGCCCCAGCACCAGGTACGACAGTGCCTGTTCCTGGCTCATGGCGGGCTCCGAGAAGACTTCGGTGGTCGGCTGCTCGGCATTACCGGTCAGGCGAATACCCGCCGTCACATCGTCCACCTGGCGAATGGCCTCGATGTCCAGGTACGGCTGGTCGAGGGGGCCGGCGAACAGCAGACGGGCCCGTCGGATGGTCAATCGCTGGCCATAGGCGCGGTAGCGACCGTCGGCCAGTCGCAGTTCACCGCGGGTGTCGAGGTTGTCACCGATGTGCACATGCCCCAGCAGGTTGGCGGTCAGGCCAAAGCCGCTGAACGCCAGCTTGTCGCGCCCTACTTCCACGTCCACGTCCATGGCGATGGCCATCGGTGGCTTGCCCTCCTCGGTCTGCTGCCCGACGATCACCGTGTCGTCGGACACCTTGACCGTCGAAGGCGGCAGCTGGCGAATGGTGATCTGCCCCTTGGGCACCTGCACCTTGCCGGTGACCGCGAGCTTGTCGTCCACCAGCCGGATGTTCAGGTCGGGCGCCACGTCGAGCGTCGCATACGGTTCGACGGTGACCGGCAGCTGCTGGCCGGTCAGGCGCAGGTCCATCGCCAGCGCCTGGCCCCAGGTCAGGTTGCCGGTCAACTGCCCACGCCCGGCGCTACCGCTGCGCCAGTCACCATTGAGCTGGACCTGTTCACCGGCGATGGCTGCCCGCAAGGTCAGGCCTTCGACGCTGATTGGCAGCTCGCCGCCTGCGACCTGCCCTCCGGTCAGGGCGACGTTGCCGTTGACCTGAGGCGCCATCAGGGTACCGCCCAGTTGACCGGCGCCGTTGAGCTGGCCCGCCAGTTGCTCGACCATCGGCAGGAAGGGCCTGGCGATGGACAGGTCGAGCCCGGCCAGGTTGAAGCTGCCGGACAACGGCTTGTCCTTGCCCAGCGGATCGAGACGGGTGTCGAGCGTGAGCTCGCCCAGGCGACCGCCCTGGAACGTCAAGCGCGTGTCCACGCGGCGCGGGGCCAGGGTGCTGGACAGGCGCAGGGCGCGGTAAGGGAAATCCACCCACTGCCCACGCTGCTGTTCGCGCACACGCAAGGTGCCGCCGCTGGCATCTACCTGGACCGTGCCCTTGGGGCCGCTGGCAGGAATATCGACGTTCAGGTCGGCGTTCAGCAGGCCCTGCCAGCGGAAATCGTTCGGCATCCACTGCGCCAGGCTGTCCAGCGGGAACTGCTTGAGGTGCATGCGCAGGCGTGGCTCGGGCGCCAGGCGCTGCTCGTCGCCACACAGGCTGGCCGAGCCCGAGCGCCAGCAATGGGCGCCGACATCGATCTGTCCATTGGCCAGGTACTGCACCCGTGCCGGAGACTGCAATTGCCAATCCTGGCCGCCGGCCTGGACGCGCCCGCTGCCCAGGCGCCCTCGCCAGTTGCCCTGATCGAGCTTGCCATCGGCGCCGAGCGCCAGCTTGAGCTGCGGGCCTTCCAAGGCCAGTTGCATCGCCTGCTGCACGCTGTCGCCACGGCCGGTTACCTGCAGGTTGCCCAACGCGGTCTCGCCCGCCTGGATGCCGGTGGCCTTGAGGTCCACGGTCGCCCGCTGCTTGCCGTCCAATCGCGCCTGCAGGTCGAGCCGTTGCAGACGGTTCTGTTCCTGGGCCAGTTGCAGCCCGCGCAGGTCCAGCCGCCCTTCTGGCGCCTGGAGCGTACCGGCCACATCGAGCTGACCTTTGACCTGGCCTTGCAGGCGTGGCCACAGCTGCCCCAGCCGTGGCAGGTCGATGTCGATGCGCCCGGCCAGCCGCTGCTCGAGGCTGCCGCTGCCCTTGATACGGTTGTCGCCCAGCTGGATCGCCAGGTCGGCCAGGGTCCAGCGCTCACCGGCACCGCCCGCCTGCACCTTGAGTACCGCTGGCTGACCGCGCAAGCGGCCTTTGAGGTCGAGCTGCGCGGTCAGGTCGAGCCGATCGCCCTGCTTTTCGCCCTGACTGCGCAGTGGCCCGCCCAGGGTGCCAGGCAGTTCGGCGACCCAGTAGGCCGGGTCGAGCTTCGACACCTGCAGGTCGACGTCCCAGGCCAAGGTATCGGCGAACCGCAGCGCCACCTTGCCCGCCGCGCGCCCCTGCCCGGCCACCAGCGCCAAGGCCGGCAGGCTGACCTGGGTGAGATCGCCCTTGAACGGGCTGGCCAGGCTGAAGGCACCGGCCGGGCCGTTCAAGTCGCTCTTGAATTCACCTTCGTAGGCGCCATCGCGGTAATTCACCTGCCCACTGAAGCGATGCAGGCTGACGGCAGGCGCCTGCTCCATCGGGTAGAGCCGCTGCCAGGGAAAGTCCAGCCAGTCGATGCGGGCATCGGCGTTCACCCCGGAGGACCAGTTGGCGTTGGCCTGAAGCTTCAGGTGTTGTTGATCACCGGCCACCAGGTCGAGCCCGGACAATTGCGCCCCTTGGGCATCCACGCGCCCCTTGAGCAGCAGCGGGATCGCCCCCTGCTCGGCAGGCAGGGAGGCCGACCCCGTCAACGCGAAGCCCTTGAGCAGGTCGCCCTCGGCGTTGAGGCTCAGCTGGTTGAAGGCCAGGGTATCGGGCAAGGCCGCGCTGGGCTTGAACGCCTCGGACCGAAGGTGCAGCGAGGCCGGCAGGTGCTCGGCCAGCGCCTGGACCTGCCCGTCGAGCCGACCGTCGAGGTAGCCGCTGCTGTCGGCGACTACGTTGAGGGTCTGTTTCAAGGGCCCGTTCACGTCGACCTGCAACTGCCAGTCACGGCCATCGACGGCGGGCAACTGGACCTGCCCTGCCACCTGCAACGGCCAGTCGCCCACCGGCTTGACCAGACCCTTGAGGTCGACACGCAGGTCATCGCGCTGCAGCTTGAGCGTGTCGATGCGCAAGCCGGCCGGCTCCCAGTGCGCCGCCAGCTGCAGATCCCCCAGCAGCTCACTGCCATCGAGCCGCAACTGGCCGACGCTCAGTTCACCCAGCTCAATGTCCAGGGGCAGATCGAGGTCCGGCAACTGCAAGGGGCCACTGTCCGGATCGGCCTGGCTCGGCGCGAACGCCATGTCGATGCGCTCGGCCCGCAATTCGTCGATGCACAGCGTGGCGCGCAACAGACAGGCCGGCGACCACTCGAGCAACGGGGCCTGCAGCTCGATGCGTGTTTCGCCCTGGGCCCACTGCACATGGCGAGCCTGCCAGCGCCCACCCAGGCGACCCTGAAAATCGTCGACCGTCAGGCCCGGCACCAGGCCCAGCGCCCAGCGACTGCCGGCCGCGGTGCCCAGGATCAGGCCAAGGGCCAGAAGGATCAGCACCAGCAGGGCCAGCACGCTCAACAACACCGGTTTGAGGAAACGCCTCACAGTTCAGGCCCCATGGAAAAGTGCAAACGGATCCCGCCGTCATCATCCAGCGCATGGGCCAGGTCCAGGCGCAGCGGCCCGACCGGCGACACCCAGCGCACGCCGACACCGACGCCGGTCTTGAGGCTGGGCAGGTCGAGGCTGTTGAAGGCGTTACCCTGGTCGATGAAGGTCGCGACACGCCACTTGTCGGCCACCTCGTATTGATACTCGGCACTGGCGGCGATCATGTAGCGGCCACCGATGCGGTCGCCGTCGCTGTTCTCGGGCGACAGCGTCTGGTAGTCGTAACCGCGCACGCTCTGGTCGCCACCGGCGAAGAAGCGCAGTGACGGCGGCACGCTGTGGGTGTAGTCGTTGGTGAAGTTGCCGCCGAAGGCCAGGCGCCCGAGCAGGCGGTGACGGTCGCCGACGGTGGTCAGGCCCTTGAGCAGCACGTTGCCGTACAGCAGGTCAGTGTCCGACACCAGCCCTTCCTTGGCCGCACGGACGTCGAACTGCAGGCGGTAGCCATTGTGCGGATCGATCTTGTTGTCGCTGCGCAGGAAGGCATAGGTCACGCCTGGCATCAGCAGGTTGCTCAACCCGGAATCATCGCCCAACCGGTACTCTTCGCGCTGGTACTTGAGCGAGATCACCCGGTTCCAGCCACTGGGCAGCTTGCTGTGCCATTCAGGGCCGACTGTGAGCAGCTTGCTGAGCGTATCGGTGCCGGCGATCTCTTCGTTCTGGTAGCCACCGGCAAAGCGCAGCTTGTCGGTCAGCGGCGGATCGAGTGGCACGTCGTACCACAGACCGACGTTCTGCCGGGGCGCAGACAGTTCTGCTTCCCAGCCATAGCTGTGACCTTGGGGGTTGACCCAATGGCGCGTCCAGTTGGCCCTGCCGCGCGGCCCGACGTCCGTCGAGTACCCCAGGCCCAGGCCCAAGGTGCGTGGCTTGCGGGTTTCCAGCTGGACCTGCACCGGCACTTCGTCGTTGACGGCCGCTGCCGGCGAGGCATCGACCCGAACGCCCTCGAAGTAGCCACTGGACTGCAAGTCGTTGTTCAGCTCGGCGATCAGTTGCGAGTCGTAGGGCGTGCCGGGCGTGAACGAGACCATGCGCTGCAGCAGGTCCTGGTCGAGCGGCGTGTCGCCACCGAAACGCACTGCCCCCAGGCGATAGCGAGGGCCGCTCTGGTAGACCAGATCGATGTCGGCGACACCGGCACGCGGATCGACCGCCAGCCGCTGCTCGGTGAAGCGACCGCTGAAGAACCCATAGCGCGAAGCCTGGTTCTCCAATTGATGCTTGGCGTTCTCGTAGTTGCCATGGTTGAGCACCGCGCCCGGACGCAGCCCGGGACCGTCCGGGACGCGGAAACGGTCGAACGTGCTGGCCGGGCCCTCGACCTTGAGGGTGACATGGCGCAGCCGCACCGGCTCGCCCGGCACGATCTTGATCACCAGGCGCGCCGGCGTGTCCGGCCCGGCCGCAGGGACCACTTCGCTGTCGATCTGCGCCTGGTAATAGCCCAGTGCCTGGGCCGCCTTGCGCGCCTGTTCTTCGGCACCGCGGCTGAAGCGCGTCAAGGCCTCTGCGTCCCGATCGCCCAGGCTACCGATGTAGCCTTCGACATTGGACCTGAGCGCCTTGTTGGCGGGTTTGACCTGGACGCGCAACTCGCTCTGAGCGCTTGCGGCCAGACTGGTGGCCAGCAGCGCCAAGCCCCAGATGATTCTTCCTGTATGCGTCATGCGGGGCATGCTACCAGAGCTGAGTACGAGGGGAAGCCTGACATGTCTGCCAGGTCAGGCCTGAGGCACCTCGGCCGACGACGGCAACGGGTGATGGAAGACCCGCTCGCGCACCGGGCCCAGGGCCACTTCGCCGACCTCCTCGTACCCCTGCTGCAGACAGAAATCGAGGTAATGGGCATTGCCGGTCGCCAGCACGACACCGTGCGAATCGGTATCGTCGGCACACCAGGCATGGACCGCCTGCAACAACTGCTCGCCGTAGTGCCGACCCTGGAAGCGTGGGTCGATGCCCAGCCAAGGCAGCAGGTGCACCTGAGGGCTGGCCAGGCAGCCGTTGATCGCCCATTGGTAGTCCAGGTAACGCCGTGTACGTCGCAGCCCCACCCCTGACCACATCCACAAACGCCAGACCCAGCTATCGGTGACACCCAGCCGACGCAGGGGTGGTGTAATCAAGGCGACGCCTACCAGGTCGTCGCCGACCATCAACCCGAGGGCGGGCAATTGCAGGTAGTAATGCTGACGCACCCAGGCACGGATCACCGTGCGCAGACGGCGCTCGAAGCCGGGTCGGTCGGCGTCGAGCAGGTGGCCGACGGCCGGCTCCCGGCGATAGGCCTCGAACAGCAAGGCACGGGTTTCACGGCGATAGCCTCGGTCGAGCAGGCAGAGGCGCGCGGGTGGGGCAATGGTTTCGGGCATGGCGGGCTGGCCTCCTGGCAGCGGCATCGTGAGAGCCTTGGAGACTCGCGCAGGGCCAATCGTTCACCCCTGACTCGACCGAAACAGGGCCTGAGTCCATCGAGCCTGGCAGCACCCGTGACCCGGCGTCGCGCTGGTGAGCCACGCCAATGTCCGTTAGGATCGGCACCTTTTTCTCAGGATGGCCCAGCCCATGAAGATCATCTCGTTCAACATCAATGGCCTGCGCGCCCGCCCGCACCAGTTGGCCGCGCTGATCGAGAAACACCAGCCCGACGTCATCGGCCTGCAGGAAACCAAGGTCAGCGACGAGCAGTTCCCCTTCGCCGACATCGAAGCCCTGGGCTATCACGTGCATTTCCATGGGCAGAAGGGTCATTACGGCGTCGCCCTGCTCTCGCGCCAGGCGCCCCTGAGCCTGCACAAGGGCTTTGCCACCGACGAGGACGATGCACAGCGGCGCTTCATCTGGGGCACCTTCGCCGATGCCGATGGCCTGCCGATCACCATCATGAACGGCTACTTCCCCCAGGGCGAAAGCCGTGACCACCCCACCAAGTTTCCGGCCAAGCAGCGCTTCTACCATGACCTGCAGCAGCTGCTGGAAGGCCAGTTCACCCCTGACCAGCCGCTGGTGGTGATGGGCGACGTGAACATCTCGCCGCAGGACTGCGATATCGGCATCGGCCCGGACAATGCCCGGCGCTGGCTCAAGACCGGCAAGTGCAGCTTCCTGCCGGAGGAGCGCGAATGGATGCAGCGGCTCAAGGACTGGGGGTTGACCGACAGCTTCCGCCACCTGCACCCCGAGGTGAACGACTGCTTCAGCTGGTTCGACTACCGCAGCCGCGGCTTCGAGGACACCCCCAAGCGCGGCCTGCGCATCGACCTGATCCTGGCCTCCAACGGCCTGTTGCCACGGCTCAAGGGCGCAGGCGTGGACCTTGAATTGCGCGGCATGGACAAACCGTCGGATCATGCGCCGATCTGGCTGGAGCTGGCCTAAGCCTCATGCCCGAAATCCCTGCCCTGCGCACAGCGCGCCGTGCGGCGGAGTGTGTTTTAATGCTCCGCCCATCATTTTCGATACCTCTCATCTAAGGCGGCTATGGACACGGGGACACGACTCAAGCTGGTACGCGAACGCAGCAACCTGTCGCAACGCGAGTTGGCGCGCCGCAGCGGCCTGACCAACTCGACGATCTCGCAGATCGAGCAGAACCGGGTCAGCCCGTCGGTCAGCTCGCTGAAGAAACTGCTCGAAGGCATTCCCATGTCCCTGGCCGAGTTCTTCAGCTTCGACGAGCCTGCGCGCGAAGAGCGCTACGTGTTCCGCGCCGGCGAGCAGCCGGACCTGGGCCGCAACGGGCTGCGCATGCTGCTGGTCGGCGCCAGCGTCGAGAACCGCCAGATGCGTCTGTTGCGCGAGCTGTACGCCCCCGGGGCCGACTCGGGCGAGCCGATCGTGCACACCCAGGGTGAGGAGTGCGGGCTGGTCACACGCGGCACGGTGGAGCTGTGGGTCGATGGCCAGGTCAGCGTGCTGGGGTCGGGGGATGGTTATTACATCCCCACCACCTTGCCCCACAGCTTCAAGAACATCGGGCCTGACGAGGCCGAGATCATCAGCGCCAACACGCCGGCGAATTTCTGAGAAGGGCCCTCGTGCCTCAGAGGCGTCTGCTTGCTCGTGACAAGGTCTGGTTGCTCACTGCCTGCATCGCGGGCAAGCCCGCTCCCACACCCATAGCCATACCGCGGCGTTACAGGTTATCGCGGCGCCCACAAGCTCTTTGCGCAGCCATGACTACATCGATGGCTGCAGAGGTCTGGGTGGGAGCTGGCTTGCCAGCGATAGGGCCCTGCCAGGCGCCGCATGCGGTCGGGCATGTACCCAGTAGAAAAGACAGTTGCTCCCACCTGTTGATGCCACGGACTGACAAACGCGTGGAACCGAGACCTGTGGGAGCCGGCTTGCCGGC
It encodes the following:
- a CDS encoding transcriptional regulator, which gives rise to MELHDLKLIDVEQLPQSLQSLIECIGIENAYRLTCAYGGRPKYIPKYRERTKLIDILPAEALDALIKRYAGMALEIPKADHFERQVRNLQIQRESADGLSRSLLADRYGLSLRQIGNIRRLDNGHRPAH
- a CDS encoding GNAT family acetyltransferase, coding for MPETIAPPARLCLLDRGYRRETRALLFEAYRREPAVGHLLDADRPGFERRLRTVIRAWVRQHYYLQLPALGLMVGDDLVGVALITPPLRRLGVTDSWVWRLWMWSGVGLRRTRRYLDYQWAINGCLASPQVHLLPWLGIDPRFQGRHYGEQLLQAVHAWCADDTDSHGVVLATGNAHYLDFCLQQGYEEVGEVALGPVRERVFHHPLPSSAEVPQA
- a CDS encoding exonuclease III (removes the damaged DNA at cytosines and guanines by cleaving on the 3' side of the AP site by a beta-elimination reaction) encodes the protein MKIISFNINGLRARPHQLAALIEKHQPDVIGLQETKVSDEQFPFADIEALGYHVHFHGQKGHYGVALLSRQAPLSLHKGFATDEDDAQRRFIWGTFADADGLPITIMNGYFPQGESRDHPTKFPAKQRFYHDLQQLLEGQFTPDQPLVVMGDVNISPQDCDIGIGPDNARRWLKTGKCSFLPEEREWMQRLKDWGLTDSFRHLHPEVNDCFSWFDYRSRGFEDTPKRGLRIDLILASNGLLPRLKGAGVDLELRGMDKPSDHAPIWLELA
- a CDS encoding XRE family transcriptional regulator; amino-acid sequence: MDTGTRLKLVRERSNLSQRELARRSGLTNSTISQIEQNRVSPSVSSLKKLLEGIPMSLAEFFSFDEPAREERYVFRAGEQPDLGRNGLRMLLVGASVENRQMRLLRELYAPGADSGEPIVHTQGEECGLVTRGTVELWVDGQVSVLGSGDGYYIPTTLPHSFKNIGPDEAEIISANTPANF